In Saccopteryx leptura isolate mSacLep1 chromosome 11, mSacLep1_pri_phased_curated, whole genome shotgun sequence, the following proteins share a genomic window:
- the LOC136383368 gene encoding sodium-dependent phosphate transport protein 3, with protein sequence MDQGPSTRRGADFCSLRCGLAVVMHLSNLTMITQRVSLSIAIIAMVNSTQQPAPANASNASTEGPPADALGDSSRSSQGFHTGTSVYEWSPETQGLIFSSISYGIILTLIPSGYLAGMFGAKQMLGAGLLLSSLLTLFTPLAADLGVVLVIVIRTVQGMAQGMAWTGQFTIWAKWAPPLERSKLTSIAGSGSAFGSFIILCVGGLISQALGWPFIFYIFGSLGCVCCLLWFTVIYDDPTHHPCISVREKEHIVSSLAQQSTSHRRAVPIKAMVRCLPLWAIFTGFFSHFWLCTIIITYLPTYISSVLHVNIRESGVLSSLPFVVASTCTILGGQLADVLLSRNLLRLITVRKLFSSLGLLLPSLCAVALPFVASSYVTTVVLLILIPGTSNLCDSGFIINTLDVAPRYASFLMGLSRGFGLLAGIISSTATGFLISQDSVSGWRNVFFLSAAVNMFGLVFYLMFGQAEIQEWAKERTLTRL encoded by the exons ATGGACCAGGGGCCGTCCACCAGGAGAG GCGCAGACTTCTGCTCGCTACGCTGTGGACTGGCTGTGGTCATGCACCTCTCCAACCTCACCATGATCACCCAGCGCGTGAGTCTGAGCATCGCCATCATCGCCATGGTCAACAGCACTCAGCAGCCGGCTCCAGCCAATGCCTCCAACGCCTCCACAGAGGGTCCTCCTGCAGACGCCCTTGGGGACTCCAGCAGGTCCAGCCAGGGATTCCACACAGGG ACCTCTGTGTATGAATGGAGCCCAGAGACCCAGGGCCTCATCTTCAGTTCCATCAGCTATGGGATAATACTGACTCTGATCCCGAGCGGATATTTAGCGGGGATGTTTGGGGCGAAACAGATGCTCGGAGCTGGcttgctcctctcctcccttctcaccctcttcACGCCGTTGGCCGCTGACCTCGGAGTGGTCTTGGTGATTGTGATCCGAACCGTCCAGGGCATGGCCCAG GGGATGGCGTGGACAGGTCAGTTTACAATTTGGGCAAAATGGGCTCCCCCACTGGAACGGAGTAAGCTGACCAGCATTGCGGGGTCAG gGTCAGCGTTTGGGTCCTTCATCATCCTCTGTGTGGGGGGACTGATCTCACAGGCCTTGGGCTGGCCTTTCATCTTCTACATCTTCG GTAGCCTCGGCTGTGTGTGCTGTCTCCTGTGGTTCACAGTGATTTATGACGACCCCACACATCACCCGTGCATAAGCGTCAGGGAAAAGGAGCACATCGTGTCCTCGCTGGCTCAACAG TCCACTTCTCATAGACGCGCTGTCCCCATCAAGGCCATGGTCCGCTGCCTACCGCTGTGGGCCATCTTCACGGGGTTTTTCAGCCATTTCTGGCTCTGCACCATAATCATAACGTACCTGCCGACCTACATCAGCTCTGTGCTCCACGTCAACATCAGAGAG agCGGGGTGCTGTCCTCCCTGCCCTTCGTCGTGGCCTCGACGTGCACGATCCTAGGGGGTCAGCTGGCAGACGTCCTGCTGTCCAGGAACCTCCTCAGGTTGATCACCGTACGGAAACTCTTTTCGTCCCTGG GGCTCCTCCTCCCGTCCCTCTGCGCTGTGGCCCTGCCCTTCGTGGCTTCCAGTTACGTGACCACCGTTGTTTTGCTGATACTGATTCCTGGGACCAGCAACCTGTGTGACTCAGGGTTCATCATTAACACCTTAGATGTCGCCCCCAG GTACGCAAGCTTCCTCATGGGCCTGTCCCGAGGATTCGGGCTCCTCGCCGGGATCATCTCGTCCACCGCCACCGGCTTCCTCATCAGTCAG GATTCTGTGTCCGGATGGAGGAATGTCTTTTTCCTGTCTGCTGCTGTCAACATGTTTGGCCTGGTTTTTTACCTCATGTTTGGACAGGCAGAAATACAGGAGTGGGCCAAAGAGAGGACCCTGACCCGCCTCTGA